From Hermetia illucens chromosome 6, iHerIll2.2.curated.20191125, whole genome shotgun sequence, one genomic window encodes:
- the LOC119660560 gene encoding spermidine synthase-like: MDIMKKGWFSEIHEELLPGQAFSMRVKKVLHEEKSQYQDIKIIETTDYGRALILDGIIQCTLRDEFSYQEMISFLPLCAHPNPEKVLIVGGGDGGVAREVTKHPAVKEVHQVEIDDRVVELSKKYLPEMACGFDHPKLHLTIGDGFEYMKNHENEFDVIITDSSDPIGPAVGLFEESYYSLMKAALKPGGIVCSQGNSYWCELDFCKSLLENCRKHFPATAYSFITTPSYTCGNIGFAIGCLDPDRELSEPLHVFTKAEIDEMKLRYYTSEIHRASFVLPRFVEKTLYES, encoded by the exons ATGGATATCATGAAGAAAGGCTGGTTTAGTGAGATACACGAGGAGCTTCTTCCTGGACAGGCGTTCTCGATGCGTGTCAAGAAAGTACTTCATGAGGAGAAGTCCCAGTATCAGGATATAAAGATCATTGAAAC GACAGATTACGGAAGAGCACTAATCTTAGACGGCATCATCCAGTGCACCTTGCGGGACGAGTTCTCCTACCAAGAGATGATATCATTCTTACCACTATGCGCCCATCCAAACCCTGAAAAGGTACTAATAGTTGGTGGTGGTGACGGAGGAGTAGCACGAGAAGTAACCAAACATCCCGCCGTCAAGGAGGTTCATCAAGTAGAAATCGACGACCGTGTAGTTGAACTGTCCAAAAAATACCTCCCTGAAATGGCATGTGGTTTTGATCATCCCAAACTCCATCTAACCATTGGCGACGGTTTTGAATACATGAAAAACCACGAAAATGAATTCGATGTCATAATCACAGACAGTTCAGACCCTATTGGACCAGCAGTTGGACTATTTGAGGAGTCCTACTATAGTCTTATGAAGGCAGCACTTAAGCCAGGAGGGATAGTTTGTTCGCAAGGAAACAGCTACTGGTGCGAATTAGATTTTTGCAAGTCACTTTTAGAGAATTGTAGGAAGCACTTCCCTGCAACAGCGTATTCATTTATAACCACGCCTTCGTATACTTGTGGTAATATTGGTTTTGCTATTGGTTGCCTGGATCCGGATAGGGAACTCAGTGAACCCTTGCATGTTTTTACCAAGGCTGAAATTGATGAGATGAAACTTCGTTATTATACCAGTGAAATTCATCGGGCTTCGTTTGTGTTACCACGATTTGTGGAGAAGACTTTGTATGAAAGTTAA
- the LOC119660557 gene encoding uncharacterized protein LOC119660557, with protein MQYTSKRIHLPLFLVVLLQATSHVQSECEFSQYSYYHSGIFLQQFGEGYTMVNFQGNPIRIPDQGSMEAVCSSGFRFPGHPQIFGKIEGEPGRDYEEYTNVTITCQNGDMIYHLPGGLKQDVEENSLICKDNKARFYKANVANCGETGFLYGFMVKEVPVILAEVCYNIAEDKTLFVHFIGGKRSVVLENQTQHNPSLMSEHLHNFGKYVFPNHAEMQKSLDKIFVLPGYTYIAEYKLEYLAPMANYSSLIGNLADNFEYPNVIPMWTTLRNYNWRIFQDLLRKESMKESFEIYAGTSGKVQYPYDLRCNSTTDFSVWEDTLEVNIPLHIWYYLTARGKPDVSTVVIAVNSPIVELGPSTVICTDVCDEISWLKPMSRSRKILSLGYIYCCKPQVVANLLKGFPLNEGTDSAAKSKNGAAPKSKM; from the exons ATGCAATACACGTCCAAACGTATTCATTtgccgcttttcctggtagtcTTGCTCCAGGCAACGAGTCACGTACAGTCCG AATGTGAATTCAGTCAATATAGCTATTATCATTCCGGGATATTTCTGCAACAATTCGGTGAAGGGTATACAATGGTGAACTTCCAAGGGAATCCGATACGTATCCCTGACCAGGGTTCCATGGAAGCTGTTTGCAGTTCGGGATTCAG ATTTCCCGGGCACCCTCAAATCTTCGGAAAGATTGAAGGAGAACCTGGCAGGGACTATGAGGAATACACGAACGTAACGATTACTTGCCAAAATGGAGATATGATCTACCATTTGCCGGGAGGATTGAAACAGGACGTTGAGGAGAATAGTTTGATATGCAAGGACAATAAGGCGCGGTTCTATAAGGCTAACGTTGCGAATTGTGGTGAAACAGGGTTCTTGTATGGGTTCATGGTGAAGGAAGTTCCTGTGATTTTGGCGGAGGTTTGCTATAATATTGCCGAGGATAAAACGTTGTTTGTTCATTTTATTGGAGGCAAACGGTCAGTGGTGCTTGAAAATCAG ACTCAGCACAATCCTTCTTTAATGAGTGAACATCTGCACAACTTCGGCAAATATGTTTTTCCAAACCATGCTGAGATGCAAAAATCACT AGACAAAATTTTCGTTCTTCCTGGATACACGTATATCGCTGAGTACAAACTGGAATATCTAGCACCGATGGCGAACTATTCTTCACTTATCGGAAACCTGGCTGATAACTTCGAATATCCAAATGTTATTCCAATGTGGACCACGCTTAGAAATTACAACTGGCGAATTTTCCAGGACTTGCTCAGAAAGGAAAGCATGAAAGAAAGTTTCGAGATTTATGCTGGAACATCGGGAAAAGTGCAGTATCCTTACGATCTTAGATGTAATTCAACAACAGATTTCAGTGTTTGG GAGGACACTTTAGAGGTAAATATACCTCTCCATATTTGGTACTACTTGACAGCCAGAGGTAAACCTGATGTTAGCACAGTGGTAATAGCAGTCAACTCACCTATTGTCGAG CTTGGCCCATCAACTGTAATTTGCACTGACGTTTGTGATGAAATAAGTTGGTTGAAACCAATGAGCCGGAGCCGAAAAATTCTTTCACTTGGCTACATCTACTGCTGCAAACCTCAGGTCGTTGCAAATCTTTTAAAAGGATTCCCGCTCAACGAAGGTACAGATAGTGCTGCAAAATCAAAAAATGGTGCAGCTCCCAAATCGAAAATGTAA